The following nucleotide sequence is from Candidatus Hydrogenedens sp..
ACAAGTATAGGCTTTCCCATTGTCTGTGAGAACTGCAGATATTTGGGCTTCGGGGTCGAGTTTTTTTATCTGCTGAACGACATACTGTAAGAAATCACAGGCGGACTGGGCGGTTTTATCCGGATACTCTTTGGTAAACTTAAACCGGGTGCAGTCATCTATCGCTTTGAACGAATATCGCTTCTGTTTCGGGTCTTCTCCTTTCACATTCGCAACTCTCTTGTCATCAATATGAATGAGTTCCCAGGGTTGTTCCTTCTCATACCGTTTGGGAATGTTCTTTTTATATTTCTTTTCATACCGAGAACCGATGCGATATCTCTTAAATACCTGATATACGCCAAATTCACTGATTCGACTGATTCCTCTTTTCCGAAGGATCATGCTGATTAGAAGGGCGGAATAGCCTAACTTCTTTCGCAGCTTCACTATCAGTCGTTCCAATTCTTTGGAGGGCATATTCCGATTCGTTTTGGGTCGTCTCGATTGAGGTAATAAGCTTTCCGAATTCTGATGACTATTCTTATATCGCTTCAAATACTTATAAAAGGTTTTACGAGATATGCCGTAGAAATAACGCAAATCTTTAATCGTCCTAAAGTATTTACTTTCTTGATTTTTTATTTTCTGATATTCCATAATCATATTCAGTTTTGGTTTAATCATCTGTTGTTGGATGTATATGTTCATAGGTAGCACCTCCTTAGAATGTTATGAGTTTCGTATATAATACACTAAGTCAGGTGTTACCTATGTCCTATAGTTCTTCAAATAATGGAATGTCAAATAAAATAAAAACAGGAGTTGGGTTATGAAAAAAAACAAGAAAGAAGAAAAGGGTTTTTCAACACGCAGAGAATTTTTAAAGTCTGCGGGAATTATGACGGCTGTTGCTGGTTCCTCAACTGTAAATAAGGCATGGGGCGCCAATGAAACATTAGCGTTGTTTGGTGGCAAACCAGCGGTAACAGTTTCACAGGACGATGCGGCTCGCTGGCCTCGTTATGGTAAGGCGGAAGAAGACGCCGTAGTAGAATTGGTTCGAAATCCATCTTACAATCCAATAGATAAATTGGAGGAAGATTGGAAGAACTATATGCAGGTGCCGTATGTAAAGGCACATTTTAACGGAACAAGTGCATTAACAGCGATGTTTTTTGCCCTTAATTTACCGCCCGGCAGTGAAATTATGGTTCCATCGTATACCTTCTTTGCTACAATACTTCCGATGCGATTATTCGGATTAGTCCCTGTTTTTGTTGACATCAATCCACAAACGCTCAATTTTGACCTGAACGATGCAAAAAAACGGCTAACGCCAAATACCAAGGCTGTCCTACCGGTTCATTGGATTGGCTTACCTGCCGATATGGATGAAATTAATGACTGGGCAAAAGAAAAAGGTCTTATTGTTTTAGAAGATTGTGCTCATGCCCACGGGGCGAGATTAAAAGGAAAACTTATGGGCACATGGAGCCGAATGGCTATTTTCAGTTATCAAATGAGCAAGCCCTTACCTGCAATTGAAGGAGGTATGGGCATTTATCAAAATGCGGAGGATTGGGGCAGAGCCGTTGCCTTCGGTGACTATAAAGTAACAAATCTACCCAAAGATAATCCCTACGCAAAGTATGCAGGTTCCGGTTTGGGTGTAAAGTTCAGAATGCATCCGATGGCAGCCGCACTTGCTCGTTGTCAATTAGTCGGATTAGAAGAACGAAATGAAGCCGGTGTCCGTCAGGTTCGTAAATTGAATGACCAACTTCTGGAATTGGAAGGAATTTCGGAACAGACCAGTGGAAGAAAAGATATAAAACGCCTGCATTACCAATGGAACATGTTATTTGTTGATGAAAAGAAAACAGGTGTTCCAAGAAATCGCCTTGTAGAGGCTTTGAGGGCAGAAGGTGTCCGTGCCGATGGAGTTCATTATACGCTACAACATGAATTACCTGTATATGCAGAAGATGAATGGTGGCATCACAAACCTGTTATTCCCGAACTGCCCGGCTCAAAACAAGCAAATGATACAAATATAGCCCTGCCCTACTTTACTACAGAAGTGCCCGAACTGGTTGAACAGTATGTAAAGGCATTCCAGAAAGTTTGGGCTCATCGCAAAGAATTGGTATAGTATAAAAATAAGAAAATAAAAAATTTGGGGCGTATGGAAATATACGCCCCTATTTTTATGTATATCCCGTTAAAAAGTTACTTTATGATATTCAAAATATAACTTTTCCCATAATAGTTGAAAAGGAACAGAGACGCATTTGCCATATCCACAAGCCCACGGACTTCTTCAAAATTATGTTCTGCCAATGTAAGGCTTACAATATTATTCCGTTCTTCTAAATCATTCAATTCTACAGATGGGTCATTCACAAAACGATAGGGTAATATCTTGCTGATAAGTTTATCTAACTGTCGTGACCAATTGTGTGACCTTAAAGCAAGACATTTCCGCGGCAAATCATCGCTATACTCAGGTATTTTCCCCTCATAAAGGGGGCAGCCAAACACGAATCCAAATTCATTGCTATTATTACTATTATTAGTATTATTATATCTTTCAAGTAGAAAGAATGGGTCTTCTCCATCACGAACTGCATTTAAGTAAAGCGTGCCCATAAATGTTTCAATGGCTAAATGACGATTTGAAGATAACTGGACAGCATTATTTTTAGGAGTTGACCAGCCTAATATATCCAGCAGATATATCCATAACATTCTTAACGCGGAGTAGCCCGGTAAAGCCGTTGTATGATAAGGCATGGATAAATCCCCTAAATAGTGCAATCCCCAGCCCATAAACCGCCAGCCCCAATAGTCATGACCCGTTGCAAAGGCAAATTTTGATAATTCCTTATATAAATATATCCGATATTCAACATAAGATTGTTTCAAAAAAGGAGCAAAAAAGGTGATTATAGGATTTTCATGAAAAAATCCCATGTGGAAAGGTGCCTGAGAACCGAAATCAAGGTTCGGATTTCCATAAGGCTGAGTTCCAAACCCATAAATCGCTCCAAATTCCGTTTGATTATCTGAGAACAATCCCGTATCCATTCCGTAATCAGGTTCATTGGATGCAGAAGTAAGAATATCTATTGGAGAAACTGTTTCCCCTTTATTAAGTTTTACGAAACAAAAAACCTCAAATTCTTTTGTATTATTTACAATACATACATCTTTTACATTCAACAAAGTTTTGCCTTCAGGCGGATTATTAGCAAACCTCACAACATAAAGAGGCGTTTTTGTATTTGGATTAATACGAATGGCTTTGAAAAATCGTGTTTTGATTTCGGATGTATTTGCGGTAGGAGAGAAAAGTAAATCTGGTGGACAAGGGGCATACATGGGTATATTCTTTTTTGCCCAGGTTTCAACATTAGCGAGCACCTGTGCAATATTTTGTCCTTCTGCGGTAAGGAACTCTTCTAATGTTTCCGCAGGAACGGAATTTGCATTTTTTACTTCGGGTAATGTTTCGACCACAAGTTTTGTGAACAATGGATGATGTTGCCATGGGTAAACTGAGGTAGAGATTGAAATCAAAAGTAACAGAACTACCGTAATGCGATTGACAAAAAGTTTAGAATTCATAACATTTCTCCTTATATAAGTTAAGTTTATTTATTATACACTTTTTCACATGAAACATTTCAATAAATATTTGATTTTTAAGCATATATATGGACATTATGTAAATACAACGCCTAAAAATTAAATGTTTCACATGAAACATAATCGTAAATTATTAATTAACAATAATTTATTAATTATCCTTTCAGTCCAGTTAAAGTAATACCCTGTATAAATTGCCGTTGAGCAAAGAAAAATAACGCAATCACAGGTAAAGTCATCAACACAGCCGCTGCCATCATAAGTTCGAACCGTGCTAACCAAATCATCAAAGCATGTAATGCAAATAAACCTAAACTTAACGGATACTTTTCCTGGTCAGTCAAGAAAATCAACGGACCCATAAAATCGTTCCATACCCATAGAAAAGTGAAAATTGCCACTGTGGCTAATGCAGGTTTGATAAGTGGAAGTATAATATGACGATATATACGCAAATATCCACAGCCATCAATTAAGGCACTATCTTCAAGGTCCTTCGGGATGCTTAACATGAATTGCCGCAACAAAAAAATGAAAAAGGCATTGCCGAAGAAAGAACCTGCCCACAATGGAACAAGAGTATTATACAATCCGAAACTTTTCCATATTAGAAATTGAGGCACCAGCGTTACCTGAGCAGGTATCATCAGTGTTGCCAATATCAGAATAAAATAATAATCACGACCAGGCCAGCGAAGTCGGGCAAAGGCATACGCTACAAAAGAAGCAGAAAAAATCTGTCCTATGATATTCATTAATACTAAAAGCAAACTATTATAAGTATATTTAATGATAGGAACTTCCCTTAATACTTCCCGATAATTTCCCCATGCTTTCCGTGCAAGAACTATAGGGTAGGAAGTTTTTCTTATCTCCAATTTCAGACGCAGTTTCCCCTCAGGCGTTTCTGGACTATTTCCGATTTCCTTAATCGTATACCAACTTTTCATCATGATACTTTTATCTTCGTGGCTATATACCTGCCAGAGACAGTCCTGCCATTGATTGTATTGGAGATAAATGGGCTCCACGGATTTAAATCGTTTCCCTCCTATGTCAATAATGGCGTGAATACTATACCAGGATTTATCCCCATGAAGGCTCAATCGTAATCGCTTAAATTCATCTGCTGAAATATTACAATCGGCAATGGTCTCCACAACAAAATGGTCCCCTTTTGAAAAATCATAGTGAACCTCAATCCCTTTTCGATTGAAATATTCCAACCTCGGAACAAACTTGGCGCAATCGCTATGTAATTCCCATTTTAATGTTTCCGCATCACCTACCTTCACCGTTTCCGCATCCCATGTTTTTACAATCAATTCTCCTAATGCTACACGCCGATATATGGCATCAAATGCATTGATTACAATTTCAGAATTTATTTCAGAATTTATCCATGAAGAAAAATCGTTAAGTCCTGAAGTCCATAACTCTTTGGGCATACGACGGAAAAAACTACCTAATATAAAATCTGTAAGATAGGGTTCTTCTACATAAGGTTGAATAAAATTAGGTAATGTATCTTTAATTGTTAATAATTTCCCGCGAACAGTCTCTCGCCCTTTTTCTAAATATGCTTCCCAAGTCTCATCATTTACATCTACCGGTTGAATAGGCAGTTCATTAGCATTTGCACCAAAATAAGGAGATGTAACCACATTAGCAGGCATGGGTGGAAACCAACTGGGTGGATATAATTCGTCCGGGGACTTGAAACTTGTTCCAATAAGCCACACAAAAGGAGCAGAGAACACAATTGCACCTGCAAGAAGGATAGCATGGTATGCTCCAAAACGAAGCCCCTGCCCTATCTTTTTCAAAATGTTATTGCTCCCGCTCATAATATACCCACTTCTGCGACAATTTTAGTTGCAATATTGTTAATATTAAAATGATACCAAACAGTATCCATGCCAAGGCAGAGGCATAACCCATTCGTAAATATTGAAAACCATTGTTAAATAGGTAATAAGCATAAAACAAAGTGGAATCTACCGGTCCACCCTGTGTCATGATAAATGCCTGGGTGAAAATCTGAAATGTTGCAATAAATCCCATTATCAAATTAAATAAAATATATGGGCTCAACATGGGTAAAGTTATATAGAAAAATTTTCGAAAAACTCCTGCACCATCTATCTCCGCTGCTTCATATAACTGCACGGGAATTGTTTTCAAACCTGCTAACCAAATTATCATACTTCCGCCCGCAGACCATACACTCATAATAACCAATGCAGGCTTTGACCATTTTGGGTCTTGAAGCCAATTCGGTCCTGTTGTCCCTAATTGCGTCAGAATAGCGTTCATCATCCCTTCTTGTGGATTGAATATCCACAGCCAGAGGATAGAAGCAGCTACTCCCGGCATAATTGCAGGCAAATAAAACAAGGTTCGATAGGTTGCCATGCCTCTCCATTCCCGTTGAAGCAAAAGAGCAATTCCCAAACTGATAATCATCCCTAAGGGAACGCTGATGGTCATGTATATTGTATTCCAAAGGGATTTATAAAATAGGGGGTCATTTATCATAAATCGGTAGTTTTCAAAACCTACCCATTTCGGGGGAGAAAGAACATCATAGTTACAGAAACTCATTATAAGTGAAAAAAGCAATGGACCACCACCAAAAACTAAAAAGCCTAAAAACCAAGGACTTGCAAAAAAATAACCCGCATAATATTCTTTTCGAAAATAGCCCCTTGCTTGTGATTTTTGGAACAAAACATAAGTAATAATAATTAGAATTATAAGTATTGTGATAATATATACAAATACTACGGGTGTCCAAGACAAGTTTGGGTATTCAACAGGATAATTTACTTTATCTAATTCGCGTTGGACAATGGAAGTGCTTCGGTCTAATGCCTGCTTTGCATTTTTGAGGTAGTCATTATCATATTTTTTGTAGATACCTTCCCACATAGCCCGCACATGTTCGTTCCAGAGAAGTTGACCAACGGGTGTAACAGGACGGTATTTTGCTTCGGGCATCATGGAAATAAAGGTTTTCATAGCATCTTTGAAAGTATTTTCGACAGTAGCGTCGGAATATAGATAATGTTCCATAATCCATTCTGTCAAGTCGCGTCTTGCACTCATTCGGGGTATGAATATGGTGCCACTTCCACGAACTTTTTCTGCTTCTGCATCGTTTCGTATACGAATGGCTCGTTTTGACATGAGATACTTGATAAACAGCCATGCTTCTTCAGGATGACGGGCACTTGATGGGATTACATACGAAAAACCCCCTGTCCAGCCGATGCGTTTTTTCCCTTCTGGAGCCGGTGCTGGTACAACACCAAATCGCATGGAACGGCGTGCATTAGCGATAGGTATCATAGCAAAATCACCATCAATTTTCATCGCAACCTTACCTGCAACGAAGGGGTCAAGGTCCCCAACCAACATAGAAGATTGGAAAGCCATGACTTTTTCGGCACCGCCCATAGCATCATATATTTCCGACATAAAAGCAAGGGCTTCTGTTATTTCAGGACTGTTTAATGTGCAGGTTTTGCCATCAGCGGACATGAACTCTCCACCATTTAGCCAGCCATAGATATACAGCCATGAATTTCCATAATTAGGAATAAATCCGATTTGCTTGATGTCCCCTCGTGCATCCTTTTCTGTCATGATTACAGCGGCTTTTTTTAATTGTTCCCAGGTTCGGGGTGGTCCTACTTTATTGGGATTATTGGGGTCTACGCAACCGATGGCTTTCAATTGCTCCGCATATTTTTCAAGCAGGTCTAAATTATAATACAAACCGCGATTATCCGTATCGCAGGGGATTGCATACAGTTTTCCTTGATATTGACTTTCCTGCCAGCAAGGCGGGAAGAAATATTCCTCTTTTAGCGTTAAAGGGTCATTTGGATTTTCTCTCAAATCTCGTTCATAAAAATCCTGCAAACACAGAAAAGCACCTCTTGAAGCCCATTGGGCTACTGCAAATCGATCAAAAAAGACAACATCCGGCGGGTCACCTCCTGCAACGGCACATAATAATCGCTGCGGGTCATCTGTTTTATTAAGCGAGGCACTTTGCCCCATAACCACTTTGATTTTCGGTTTGCCATTTGTCCCATTATATACATGTTCAAAATCGCGAACGGTTTCACTCACAAAAAAATCTAATTCATTTCCCCAGTAGTAAATGCGAGTATATTCCTCACATCTGCCATTTATAGAATACATTGCAATAAATACAAAGACAAAATATAACCCTACCCCCTTTTCAAAGATAGTATTTCCTTTATATTGTCTTATCGCAATCATTTCTTTATATTAGGAAAAAAAAAGTTATTGTTTCAACTAAGGCCCTTTTAATCCTGCTGAATACTGTTAAAGGCTATACTGTTTATATAAACTTTCCCCTTTTGAACTTTTAGAAAGATTAAAAACCAATCTCAACCAATCATTTTTCCAGATACCTGCCATATCTAATTTCATCGAATAATGGAGCAGAATTTAGTAATCTTTTTTATAGATATAAGACAGGGGTTAGTTTTGTTGTGAAGCCATAACATTTAATATCAAACCTGAAATTGCTGCTATTCGTGGAACCATAGGTGGCTCGGATGGATAACGCATAAACTGGACATGCCCATCCATAAACAGAACATTGGAGCCACCGGGAATATGACTGAATTCCTGAACAAAAGTGCTGAAATTATCTAACATGACAAATATGGAACTTTGTGCTTTTGCCGCTGTAGAAGGGTTATTTATATCGGTGATTAAAAATCGCTCAATTCCTTCACGAAGACGATATATAGTAGTTCCCCCTGCATTCCCATAGCCCGGGCTTACTGTCCCATCATCATCGGGTTTTCCAGAGGCGTAAGTTTGATTTCCAAAGACGAACCATTCCACTAATTTTTCCAGCCAATGTTCAAAAATCTGTCGGGGTGCCTTCGTGCCGGGAGGAAGATTTATTCCTAAAGACCCTGCAATGAGTGATAAATCGGGGTCTGTCGGGTCTTCATCAAACTTATCATATACCCAACCAAAATAGGAATAGCTATGTGCCGCCTGACAAAATGGCCAATATACAACAATCCAGGATGCATCTGGATATTTTGCCATAAAATATTCTCCTGTGGGGTCATCGAAAATACATTCGCCATGGAAGAAAATTTTATTGTCCGGGTCCGAAGGACAAACCAATATCTTTGCGTCATTCATATAATCTGGATAAATAGACATAATGTCCGGTGATAAGGCAAATTGAGCCCGTATATTTGTGCCGGGATAATCACGCATTTGTATTCGCGGAAATTTTCCAGCCGGGGCTTCGTTTGCATACATCTTAAATACCAAACCCATCTGTTTTAGGTTATTTTGACAAGAAGAACGACGAGTTGCTTCTCGGGCTCGGGCTAAAGCAGGTAATAAAATAGCCGCTAAAATACCAATGATAGCAATAACGACGAGCAACTCAATGAGCGTAAAGCCTGTTTTCTTCGTCTTCATACAACCCCTTCCTATATTTTTAATTTTACTTTTCTTATTACCACTCTTCTCACTAAATATATTCAAATCCATTATAATAAAAATTTTTTATCCTGTCAATCTTTTTTTCACAATATATTTCCCTTTTTAATTAAATCATAATATACACACCTATAAGAGATTTTAAAAGATTTATATGATTACTTGTGTCCCATAGGTAATCCGTTAATTGTATCTATCGATTTATACTGCTGTTTGTCGGTTTCTTTTTCCCCTATCCACGCAAAAAGACTTATAAACACTGCTTCTTTTTTAGGAACAATATGTAAACCCGAAATCTTAGGTTCTTTACCATAGAAAGTCCCTTCAAATTTTTAGAAATAGGATTAAAATTGTTTCCGAACCCAGCCTGTCATACCCTCAAATAATTGTTTATCCCGACTACCGATAGGACGAAAACCTTCACCCTTATTCCAATATTGAGTTTCTGTAGCATCAATATCATTAGCTAGGTAATAGTTGCCATTTATTGGATAATCAAGGTCTCTTCCAATCTTCTGCAATTGTTCGACATTAAAAATGGGTATACCCTCCGCTTGAGAATATCCCTATATGAGAATAATTAAAATTAACACACTCCCAATAGTCCTCATTAATTTTTCCATTTCTACTCTCCTTTTCTTTACTCATAATATTATATTGCTTTAATTTTAAATATAGTTCATAAATTAAAAAATAAAATTTTTTATACGGAGGGTTTATACCCAAAATAGGACGATATTGAGATATTGGCAAAGCAAGTGATAAAATCTATCTCATAATCGTATCCCTTTAATTAAAAATTCATCCTCTCTTTTGTCTTAGGAAAATATGTTATGAAAACAAAAAATTCTTTTAATCCGATACGGGTAGGTGTGTTGATGGGAGGGATTAGTTCGGAGCATGAAATATCGCTTTTGTCGGGGGAAGGTGTAGTGCGTGCTTTGAGCACAACGGAATATGTGCCTATTCCTATTATTATTCATCGCAATTTCAATTGGGAATTTCCAGAGAAAAAGATATTGAAAACGGAAGAAGCCCTTGTGGAACTGAAACGAATAGGAATACAGGTGGTTTTTAATGCACTTCATGGTGCTTTTGGTGAAGATGGACGCATTCAAGGGTTGCTGGATTGGCTCCATATCCCGTATACAGGCTCTGACTGTGCTGCATGTGCTCTTGCGATGAATAAAGTGCGTTCAAAAGCGGTCGCAAAGATTGCAGGTATTCGTGTGGCTGACCATATTGTTTTTCGTCAGGATACCTGGATATGGGACCGTTCCGATTCTGCTTTTCGTGTGGAGAATGAATTGGGCTTTCCTGTGATTGTGAAGCCGTCATCTCAGGGTTCCAGTGTAGGGGTTACAATAGCCGAAGATGCTAAATCTTTTCTTGAAGGGGTTGAGCAGGCTTTAGAGTGGGATAATGAAGTGCTGGTGGAAAAGTTTATAAAGGGGCGTGAGGTTACATGTGGGGTGTGGGATTGTGAAGAAGGAGTCCCTCCACGTGCTTTGCCCGTTACAGAGATTTGCCCTAAAACGAGTTCGTTCTTTGACTATACGGCGAAGTATACGCCGGGTGCGACTGAGGAAATTACCCCGGCACCTATTGACCCGAAACAAACTCAAAAGGTTCAAGAAATGGCTTTGCAAGCACATCAAGCAATAGGCTGTTCTACATGGAGTCGAAGCGATTTTATTATTGACGAGGAAGGACCCGTCTGGATAGAAATAAATCCTATTCCGGGGTTAACACCTACATCGTTATACCCACAAGAAGCAAAATGTGCGGGTATCAGTTACGAACAGATGATACAAAAATTTGTAGAGTATGCGATTAAGAAAAAAATTTAGAAAGTATGTTGCTTAAATAGATTTAATAGAAAGCCTTTTTGAAATAAAAAGATATGTTTTGGGGTATGAAGAATCAAGTGTCCTAAATGGTTTGAACAACGATGGAATATACTCAACACTTTTCTTTTTTATTGTTGCTAACAATTGTAGAAAGTTCTATAATATTTGCGTTGTTTTATTGGTTGATTCTACTTGAATAGATAAAAAAATGTAAAAGGATAATCGAAAATGAATCAACTTGTTTTTACAAAGATGCATGGATTGGGGAATGATTATTTGTATATTGATGCACGAGGTGGTTTACCTACAGAGAATATCCCGGAATTATCGCGGCGAATGAGCCATCGTCATTTAGGGGCAGGTGCGGACGGGATAATTCTTATCCTTGCTTCTGAGGTAGCCGATTTTAAGATGCGTATCTTTAATGCAGATGGTAGTGAGGCGGAGACCTGCGGGAATGGTATTCGTTGTTTTGCAAAATATGTTTATGAACGGGGACTGACACATAAGACGGATTTTGTTATTGAAACCTTAGCTGGTCCCAATCGTGTTGTTTTGAATGTAGAAAATGGCAAGGTAAAATCTGTTCGTTCGCGTATGGGCAAGCCGAGTTTTGAGCGTTCCCGAATACCTATGGTAGGTGCGTCAGGACAGGTTATTGAAGAGCCTATTGATGTAGAAGGGGAAGTCATTAATATTACAGCGGTTAATATTGGCAATCCGCATGCCGTTATATTTGTTCCGGACGCAACAGAAGCACCTGTTGCAGAGTTAGGACCGAAGATTGAAAATCATTATCTGTTTCCTCAAAGGACAAATGTTGAATTTGTTTCCCTTATTGACCGTTCCAATATTGTCATGCGTATCTGGGAACGAGGTAGTGGAATTACTATGGCAAGTGGTAGTGGTTCTTGTGCCGCAGCCCTTGCTTCAATGATAACCAATCGCACCGACCGAAAGGTAAATGTGCATCTTGTCCATGGTTCGCTTACTATTGAATGGGCAGAGGATGATTATGTATATCAAGAAGGTCCTGCAGAGGAAGTATATTCTGCTACATGGCTTCTTCCTATTCCATAATCCCGTAATAGTCCTATTTGATTTCGATAAAATTCTAATTAACAAATCGTATATCTTCCATAGCTCTTTTCTTGATAAGAAGACCTTGCTTTGTTATTATAAACATTCGTAATAATTCAAAACTTTCAAATAAGGAAATAAGGTATGAAGCAATTTTTTTCGATATTTTCTTTATCCATTGTCTTTTTCCTAATTCTGGTAAACGGTTCTGTTTTTTCAGATGGGCAGGAATGGATATATAAGGAATTTGCTGAAGCCAAACCCGATTTCTCACCGGTGCCTATATGGTGGTGGAGTGGAGGGAAGGTTACGAAAGAGGGAATTACATGGCAATTGCAAGAATTGGTTAAGGGAGGCATTCATAATGCCATTATTCTAAATCTAGCTCCATCAGGACCGTTATATGGTAGTGCTCCCGATGACCCGTTATTTTTGACAGATGAATGGTGGGATTTATTTGCATATACGCTTCAGGTAGCCAAACAGGTTGGAGTGCGGATTTGGTTCTATGACCAGTTGGGTTTTTCAGGAGCGGGCTTACAGGCACGCGTTGTTCGTGATAATCCGCCGTATCGGGGGATTGACCTTAAACGATTTGTAAAAGAGGTAACAGGACCCGGTACTGTGACCCTAGAAACACCTGCGGAAGGAAATCCATTGGCTCTTTTCCGTTCCGAAAAGTTGGTTGAAGAAACAGATTCTTCTGATACCACACCCGAATGGATTTGGGGAAGTAAAAACACAGAGAACACACCGCATGTGTTTTTCCGTAGAACATTTGAACTAACGGAACTACCTCCAAAAGCCATTGTGACCATTTCTTGCGATAATGGTTATGAACTTTATATTAACGGGAAACGAATTGGTAACGAATTGGTATATGATACCGATGGATGGGAAACGGCGGAGGTTTTTGATGTGCTTCCCTATTTGCAAACAGGGAAAAATGTAATGGCTGTTCATGGGACAAATTTGGGTGGACCGGGTGGCTTGATTTTCTCATTACGGATAGGGGAAAAAGTTCTTTTAAGTGATAATCAATGTCGTATTGCATTAGAGGAAATACCAAACTGGCTAAATGTAGATTTTAATGATGATAACTGGAAGTCCGCCGTTGTTATAGGTCCGTTAGGCTGTTCGCCGTGGGATAAAGTAAACAATATGAATGGTGGGAAGGCTTTACATGCACTCGGGAAACCTGTCGTTCGTGTCAGTCGAATTCCGATAAATATATCGGAACGCAATTTTACAGTAGATATACCAGAGGGAAGTTATCAGTTGGAACTTTTCTATACAGTGCCTGCTGGTTTTGATTATCATAATCCTGCGGCATGCCATGCGTTACTGGAT
It contains:
- a CDS encoding aminotransferase class I/II-fold pyridoxal phosphate-dependent enzyme translates to MKKNKKEEKGFSTRREFLKSAGIMTAVAGSSTVNKAWGANETLALFGGKPAVTVSQDDAARWPRYGKAEEDAVVELVRNPSYNPIDKLEEDWKNYMQVPYVKAHFNGTSALTAMFFALNLPPGSEIMVPSYTFFATILPMRLFGLVPVFVDINPQTLNFDLNDAKKRLTPNTKAVLPVHWIGLPADMDEINDWAKEKGLIVLEDCAHAHGARLKGKLMGTWSRMAIFSYQMSKPLPAIEGGMGIYQNAEDWGRAVAFGDYKVTNLPKDNPYAKYAGSGLGVKFRMHPMAAALARCQLVGLEERNEAGVRQVRKLNDQLLELEGISEQTSGRKDIKRLHYQWNMLFVDEKKTGVPRNRLVEALRAEGVRADGVHYTLQHELPVYAEDEWWHHKPVIPELPGSKQANDTNIALPYFTTEVPELVEQYVKAFQKVWAHRKELV
- a CDS encoding DDE-type integrase/transposase/recombinase: MNIYIQQQMIKPKLNMIMEYQKIKNQESKYFRTIKDLRYFYGISRKTFYKYLKRYKNSHQNSESLLPQSRRPKTNRNMPSKELERLIVKLRKKLGYSALLISMILRKRGISRISEFGVYQVFKRYRIGSRYEKKYKKNIPKRYEKEQPWELIHIDDKRVANVKGEDPKQKRYSFKAIDDCTRFKFTKEYPDKTAQSACDFLQYVVQQIKKLDPEAQISAVLTDNGKAYTCKTQKGRKNHPFEKTCKQLGIKHKRTQIRRPQTNGKVEYAHYLYDKEFYRKTKFLSRRPRRKVKGFYRPIKLHKTQYGSQGLNSL
- a CDS encoding ABC transporter permease subunit, translating into MSGSNNILKKIGQGLRFGAYHAILLAGAIVFSAPFVWLIGTSFKSPDELYPPSWFPPMPANVVTSPYFGANANELPIQPVDVNDETWEAYLEKGRETVRGKLLTIKDTLPNFIQPYVEEPYLTDFILGSFFRRMPKELWTSGLNDFSSWINSEINSEIVINAFDAIYRRVALGELIVKTWDAETVKVGDAETLKWELHSDCAKFVPRLEYFNRKGIEVHYDFSKGDHFVVETIADCNISADEFKRLRLSLHGDKSWYSIHAIIDIGGKRFKSVEPIYLQYNQWQDCLWQVYSHEDKSIMMKSWYTIKEIGNSPETPEGKLRLKLEIRKTSYPIVLARKAWGNYREVLREVPIIKYTYNSLLLVLMNIIGQIFSASFVAYAFARLRWPGRDYYFILILATLMIPAQVTLVPQFLIWKSFGLYNTLVPLWAGSFFGNAFFIFLLRQFMLSIPKDLEDSALIDGCGYLRIYRHIILPLIKPALATVAIFTFLWVWNDFMGPLIFLTDQEKYPLSLGLFALHALMIWLARFELMMAAAVLMTLPVIALFFFAQRQFIQGITLTGLKG
- a CDS encoding extracellular solute-binding protein, coding for MIAIRQYKGNTIFEKGVGLYFVFVFIAMYSINGRCEEYTRIYYWGNELDFFVSETVRDFEHVYNGTNGKPKIKVVMGQSASLNKTDDPQRLLCAVAGGDPPDVVFFDRFAVAQWASRGAFLCLQDFYERDLRENPNDPLTLKEEYFFPPCWQESQYQGKLYAIPCDTDNRGLYYNLDLLEKYAEQLKAIGCVDPNNPNKVGPPRTWEQLKKAAVIMTEKDARGDIKQIGFIPNYGNSWLYIYGWLNGGEFMSADGKTCTLNSPEITEALAFMSEIYDAMGGAEKVMAFQSSMLVGDLDPFVAGKVAMKIDGDFAMIPIANARRSMRFGVVPAPAPEGKKRIGWTGGFSYVIPSSARHPEEAWLFIKYLMSKRAIRIRNDAEAEKVRGSGTIFIPRMSARRDLTEWIMEHYLYSDATVENTFKDAMKTFISMMPEAKYRPVTPVGQLLWNEHVRAMWEGIYKKYDNDYLKNAKQALDRSTSIVQRELDKVNYPVEYPNLSWTPVVFVYIITILIILIIITYVLFQKSQARGYFRKEYYAGYFFASPWFLGFLVFGGGPLLFSLIMSFCNYDVLSPPKWVGFENYRFMINDPLFYKSLWNTIYMTISVPLGMIISLGIALLLQREWRGMATYRTLFYLPAIMPGVAASILWLWIFNPQEGMMNAILTQLGTTGPNWLQDPKWSKPALVIMSVWSAGGSMIIWLAGLKTIPVQLYEAAEIDGAGVFRKFFYITLPMLSPYILFNLIMGFIATFQIFTQAFIMTQGGPVDSTLFYAYYLFNNGFQYLRMGYASALAWILFGIILILTILQLKLSQKWVYYEREQ